A window of the Roseiconus lacunae genome harbors these coding sequences:
- a CDS encoding glycosyltransferase family 2 protein → MANQFSSLISIVIPTYGRDAVLIQTICSLLELAHPANEILIVDQSMTHDEPTERQLSDWAHGQTIRWIRRRSPSITAAMNDGLRQARSKLVLFLDDDIKPRSELVRIHRDAHVSDENLWATVGQIVQPWQSPEDRPAPKKLSGLRVDEDFPFHSSRNSSLQNVMAGNLCVKRHHAIALGGFDENFIGSAFRFETEFAHRLTKAGGLIRFLGDAGIDHLRADHGGTRDKGSHLTSMDPRHGIGDHYFALLHSPSPLSAYVYCARRTLREIRTKFHLRHPWWIPAKLIGECRAFLGALRLLRQKRKHLTPASDSRAIDVQRSLAKPPHADSDIRSPRSSSRIA, encoded by the coding sequence GTGGCAAATCAATTTTCGAGCCTGATTTCGATCGTGATTCCTACCTATGGTCGCGACGCTGTCTTGATCCAGACGATTTGTTCGTTGTTGGAATTGGCACATCCCGCGAATGAGATTCTGATCGTTGACCAATCGATGACGCATGACGAACCGACAGAGCGGCAACTGTCCGACTGGGCACACGGTCAGACGATTCGCTGGATTCGACGTCGATCTCCTTCGATCACGGCTGCGATGAACGATGGATTGCGTCAAGCGCGTTCGAAGCTCGTTCTATTTCTCGACGATGATATCAAGCCCCGGTCAGAACTTGTCCGAATTCATCGAGACGCCCATGTGTCCGATGAAAATCTCTGGGCCACCGTCGGGCAAATTGTCCAGCCATGGCAAAGTCCCGAAGATCGACCGGCCCCGAAAAAGCTGAGTGGCCTCCGAGTCGACGAAGACTTTCCATTTCACTCCAGCCGCAATTCAAGTTTGCAAAATGTGATGGCTGGAAATCTATGTGTCAAACGCCATCACGCGATCGCCCTGGGCGGCTTTGACGAAAACTTTATCGGATCGGCCTTCCGTTTCGAAACCGAGTTCGCCCATCGGTTGACCAAAGCCGGTGGGCTAATCCGCTTTTTAGGTGACGCCGGTATCGACCACTTGCGGGCCGATCATGGTGGCACGCGAGACAAAGGCAGCCATCTGACAAGTATGGATCCTCGACATGGGATCGGCGATCACTACTTCGCGCTACTACATTCGCCCAGCCCGTTGTCTGCCTATGTTTATTGTGCGCGGCGGACTTTAAGAGAGATCCGTACCAAATTCCATCTACGCCATCCGTGGTGGATCCCTGCCAAACTTATCGGTGAATGCCGAGCCTTTTTGGGTGCGTTGCGTTTACTGCGACAAAAGCGAAAGCATCTGACACCGGCCTCAGATTCACGCGCGATCGATGTCCAGCGGTCACTCGCGAAGCCACCACATGCGGACTCGGACATCCGATCGCCTCGGTCATCATCTCGCATCGCCTAG
- a CDS encoding glycosyltransferase family 4 protein — MRILTVANVPADPDSGAAGTVYHTNVALRQLGHDVDELWDAQLGPRRIRHGNLHSLIEQPLAYRRAVLRATEQKPYDAVMISQPQGYLAAKALRHCGFSGVVINRSHGLELRVNSVLPVWHRQLGVPASRHPMLTRALRPFLKRQWTESIRWFDGVVLPSHDDRDFLEQHLLGFPQVLTTIHHGVPDLFLDHPRPDMTDDRRQRLLFVGQHSFIKGPDLLVEIVNRVLTESPGLSMTWVTSEEAHRWILDRLSDTVSDRVKLHGWVDQSRLLPLFDRHGIFVFPSFFEGAGKACIEALARGLNVVASDTGGMRDHLSRVQPDGCCPIGDVDAFCRQILKYSRSSTPLNNHAIQYCRSLTWRNCARQLVQFFRQCEHEKTTALQMQ, encoded by the coding sequence ATGCGTATCTTGACGGTAGCCAATGTCCCGGCGGATCCCGACAGCGGTGCCGCAGGAACGGTCTATCACACCAACGTGGCATTACGTCAATTGGGGCATGACGTCGACGAGCTATGGGACGCCCAACTCGGTCCCCGACGAATCCGCCACGGAAATTTGCACTCTCTTATCGAACAACCGTTGGCCTATCGCCGAGCAGTCCTCCGAGCGACCGAACAGAAACCATACGATGCCGTCATGATCAGCCAGCCCCAGGGGTATCTGGCTGCCAAGGCACTGCGTCATTGTGGCTTTTCCGGCGTCGTCATCAATCGCAGCCACGGCCTTGAACTTCGAGTCAACTCGGTCTTGCCGGTTTGGCATCGTCAACTTGGAGTCCCGGCGTCTCGCCATCCGATGTTGACGCGGGCATTACGTCCGTTTTTGAAACGACAATGGACTGAATCAATTCGTTGGTTCGACGGAGTCGTTCTTCCCAGTCATGACGATCGCGATTTCTTGGAACAACACCTGCTCGGGTTTCCCCAAGTTTTGACGACGATTCATCATGGCGTCCCCGATCTATTTTTGGACCATCCACGACCAGACATGACCGACGATCGCCGACAGCGTTTACTGTTTGTCGGCCAGCATTCGTTTATCAAAGGGCCTGACCTACTGGTAGAAATCGTGAACCGTGTCCTCACCGAGTCTCCCGGCCTATCGATGACATGGGTGACGTCAGAAGAGGCTCATCGTTGGATCTTGGATCGCCTATCGGATACCGTTTCCGATCGAGTTAAGTTGCATGGTTGGGTTGATCAATCGAGGTTACTTCCGCTATTCGACCGACACGGTATTTTCGTATTCCCTTCATTTTTCGAGGGCGCGGGAAAAGCTTGTATCGAAGCACTCGCTCGCGGATTAAATGTGGTTGCCTCGGATACCGGCGGCATGCGGGACCATCTTTCGCGTGTCCAACCCGATGGATGCTGCCCTATCGGCGACGTCGACGCCTTCTGTCGTCAAATCTTGAAATATTCGCGTTCGTCGACGCCACTTAATAACCATGCGATCCAATACTGTCGATCGTTGACCTGGCGTAATTGTGCGCGGCAGCTCGTCCAGTTTTTCCGGCAATGCGAACACGAAAAGACGACGGCCCTGCAGATGCAGTGA
- a CDS encoding glycosyltransferase family 2 protein — MLANCEIKTPRVSVVMSCFNDETTIKKSLRSIQRQTLLDWELIVINDGSTDQSGTILDEAASLDARIRVVHQANVGLTRALIRGCDLAQAPFIARQDADDESAPARLEQQLDRIQSDAKIGFVSCFTDYVGPEGEFMCRVRRPQDDCVATHQLLNDRVGPPAHGTVMFRRQTYVNVGGYRAPFYFAQDADLWLRMAEVSHVSYLEDVLYRFTFRPESITGTRRDIQARFGILGQQCRLARQNGQDEQPILEQAERLTLQVRRDFTLDASASSWRKNVQSVNTDYLIGSQLVRNRDGRAVCYLKRVLRRHPSHLRSWYRLLQSYTNRCLGRQTIVHNDRT; from the coding sequence ATGCTTGCTAATTGCGAGATAAAAACTCCCCGTGTTTCCGTCGTGATGAGTTGCTTCAACGACGAAACCACGATCAAGAAATCGTTACGGTCGATCCAACGGCAAACGTTGCTGGACTGGGAACTCATCGTGATCAATGACGGATCGACCGATCAAAGTGGCACGATCCTGGACGAAGCGGCTTCCCTGGATGCGCGTATACGAGTCGTTCATCAAGCAAACGTTGGATTGACCCGAGCCCTGATTCGCGGGTGCGATCTGGCTCAGGCCCCGTTTATCGCGAGGCAAGACGCGGATGACGAATCAGCCCCCGCACGACTCGAACAACAACTCGATCGGATCCAGAGTGATGCCAAAATCGGTTTTGTCTCCTGTTTTACCGACTATGTCGGTCCAGAAGGCGAGTTCATGTGTCGTGTGAGACGTCCGCAAGACGACTGTGTTGCGACCCATCAGTTGCTCAATGACCGCGTCGGGCCGCCGGCGCATGGGACGGTGATGTTTCGCCGGCAAACCTACGTTAATGTCGGTGGATATCGAGCCCCATTCTACTTTGCGCAAGACGCGGACCTATGGCTACGAATGGCGGAGGTGTCCCACGTCAGCTATCTCGAAGATGTCTTGTACCGCTTCACCTTCCGTCCGGAGAGCATTACCGGCACCCGTCGCGACATCCAAGCACGCTTTGGTATCCTCGGTCAACAATGTCGCTTGGCCCGGCAGAATGGGCAGGACGAGCAACCGATATTGGAGCAAGCAGAACGGTTAACGCTTCAAGTCCGACGAGACTTCACGCTTGATGCTTCAGCGTCCTCTTGGCGGAAGAATGTTCAATCTGTGAATACCGACTACTTGATCGGATCACAGTTGGTTCGCAATCGTGACGGGCGGGCGGTGTGTTACTTGAAACGCGTACTGCGGCGACATCCGTCACATTTACGATCCTGGTATCGATTACTGCAATCGTACACCAACCGATGTCTGGGCCGCCAAACGATCGTTCACAACGATAGAACGTGA
- a CDS encoding glycosyltransferase family 2 protein, translating to MSPTSPPLVSTIIPVFNRPRLVTKAVESVLSQTYQSTEVILVDDGSTDETPEVLSRLVSDHPGVVHRIRQDNAGPGVARNAGLRLAQGDFIQYLDSDDLLHPDKFEVQVRALTAVSEADVCYCVTLRRESKSGQLRPWARTNQTIENLFPSFLPKRGWATLTPLWRRHVCDLIGPWKPLRMMEDWEHDLRAGLCNVKAISVPQALCTVVDHDEHRASGLNDGFTRERTLDLYLAHRSIWNLMRDAGKTDWSYVGDLSRTMFWIARMCGRHQLSEEADEALDLTDQMTSLNQQPSRTTYFRKLRRVFGWTLTVKIAETLKKR from the coding sequence TTGAGCCCGACTTCGCCTCCGCTGGTTTCAACGATCATTCCGGTATTCAATCGGCCTCGTCTGGTCACCAAGGCTGTCGAATCAGTCTTGTCGCAAACCTATCAATCGACTGAAGTGATCTTGGTTGACGATGGCAGCACTGACGAAACCCCGGAAGTGTTGTCAAGACTGGTATCCGATCATCCCGGTGTCGTCCACCGGATCCGACAAGACAATGCCGGACCGGGTGTGGCACGCAATGCAGGGCTTCGTTTAGCACAGGGCGATTTTATACAGTATCTCGACAGCGATGACTTGTTGCATCCAGATAAGTTTGAGGTCCAAGTCCGCGCCCTGACGGCAGTCTCCGAAGCCGATGTTTGCTACTGCGTTACTCTTCGGCGTGAATCAAAGTCAGGACAGTTGCGTCCCTGGGCGAGAACGAACCAAACGATCGAGAACTTGTTTCCTTCGTTTCTCCCCAAACGCGGTTGGGCGACGCTCACTCCGCTTTGGAGACGACACGTTTGTGATTTGATCGGTCCATGGAAACCACTTCGAATGATGGAAGACTGGGAACATGACCTCCGCGCTGGGCTCTGCAACGTCAAAGCCATCAGCGTACCACAAGCACTATGCACGGTTGTCGATCACGATGAACATCGTGCCAGTGGATTGAACGACGGTTTCACTCGCGAACGGACCCTGGACCTCTATCTTGCTCATCGATCGATTTGGAACCTGATGCGAGACGCCGGCAAGACTGATTGGTCCTATGTAGGCGACTTGAGCCGGACGATGTTTTGGATCGCGCGAATGTGTGGTCGACACCAATTGTCCGAGGAAGCCGACGAAGCATTGGATCTCACCGATCAAATGACGTCGCTCAACCAACAGCCGAGCCGGACGACGTACTTTCGAAAACTACGGCGAGTGTTTGGATGGACATTGACCGTCAAGATCGCTGAAACTTTGAAGAAACGGTAG
- a CDS encoding sulfotransferase family protein: MKEAVVNKGHRFVFCVGMRRGGSTLQSQLVAAILGQPSVQLVSQDSVQRFLRTHRNTDHVVIAKTHRYLPEAVELARAGEAQIVYTYRDLRDVVASIVTKYSIPAFAFVHGGLDRLMDEYEAWTSIEGIYLAKYEAMIADLPAETSRLAKFLGVRLSKSQAQAIAEAHCLEQQRTKIRRHAADDGSGRNRFHSETLLHIDHIQGGGMGRHRETLSAPIVAALEWQSRRWMKVNGYRPQFSRPAQYSAHMLFTLKSALHRCKSFRIR, encoded by the coding sequence GTGAAGGAGGCAGTCGTCAACAAAGGCCACCGGTTTGTCTTTTGCGTCGGAATGCGTCGTGGGGGCTCGACGCTACAGTCGCAGTTGGTCGCCGCGATTCTTGGGCAACCATCGGTCCAGCTCGTTTCACAAGACTCCGTCCAACGGTTTCTACGCACCCATCGGAACACCGATCACGTCGTCATCGCCAAGACACATCGGTACCTACCAGAGGCTGTTGAACTCGCTCGCGCCGGAGAAGCCCAGATTGTCTACACCTACCGCGACCTTCGCGATGTCGTTGCTTCGATTGTCACCAAGTATTCGATCCCCGCGTTTGCCTTTGTCCATGGCGGCCTCGATCGATTGATGGACGAATATGAGGCTTGGACCTCTATCGAAGGGATCTACCTCGCAAAATACGAAGCGATGATTGCCGACCTACCTGCCGAAACAAGCCGGCTCGCGAAGTTTCTCGGAGTTCGACTGTCGAAGTCCCAAGCTCAAGCGATCGCTGAAGCGCACTGTCTGGAGCAACAACGAACCAAGATTCGGCGACACGCGGCCGATGATGGATCGGGTCGAAATCGGTTTCATTCCGAAACGTTGTTGCACATCGATCATATCCAAGGTGGCGGAATGGGACGTCATCGTGAGACACTTTCTGCCCCGATTGTTGCGGCATTGGAATGGCAATCTCGGCGATGGATGAAAGTCAACGGCTACCGCCCGCAATTCAGTCGCCCGGCTCAGTATTCGGCACACATGTTGTTCACATTAAAGTCTGCACTCCATCGCTGCAAAAGTTTCCGAATTCGATGA
- a CDS encoding glycosyltransferase family 10 domain-containing protein, with protein MISSDVIRIDCQGLKLPQTTIEVSVADLKFQFVLSDSRRRKTAFHAGLFFNQAAYNESVFRYPIDQRFCALVESPINPCFETVEVLKKRFTTIYTHQSDLLASDTVFKPLYFGTNWIRVRNDEDAFANLQHHPKKTKLASFIGSIEHHDVGAYQFRRQIAEECIRNQAIDCFGKGIHPITSKDEALRDYRFSVAMENTASDLYFSEKLIDCFLSETVPIYFGCPSIDLLFDPRGMLRFDNKKTFQQCLTHLSPTTYESMRPYLLANKQKAIARDWHSHRGLLRRVAAALPECVVSARPVVTKVSSMRRLSRKIKSLLHRQTVH; from the coding sequence ATGATCAGTTCCGACGTCATTCGAATCGATTGCCAGGGATTAAAACTTCCCCAAACGACCATTGAGGTGTCGGTAGCTGACTTGAAGTTCCAATTCGTGCTTTCGGATTCAAGGCGTCGTAAGACCGCATTCCACGCCGGTCTCTTTTTTAATCAAGCGGCCTACAACGAATCGGTGTTTCGTTACCCAATCGATCAACGCTTCTGCGCCCTCGTCGAAAGTCCCATCAATCCTTGTTTCGAAACTGTCGAAGTCTTGAAGAAGCGATTTACGACGATCTACACGCATCAATCGGATTTGCTGGCCAGCGACACCGTTTTCAAACCGCTGTACTTTGGCACTAACTGGATTCGGGTCCGAAACGATGAAGACGCATTCGCCAACCTTCAGCATCATCCGAAAAAGACCAAGCTAGCGTCATTCATCGGTAGCATCGAACATCACGATGTCGGCGCGTACCAGTTCCGTCGTCAGATAGCCGAGGAGTGCATCCGCAATCAAGCGATCGACTGTTTTGGTAAAGGCATTCATCCCATCACGAGTAAAGATGAAGCGCTTCGAGACTATCGTTTTTCGGTCGCAATGGAAAACACCGCTTCGGATCTCTACTTTTCCGAAAAGCTAATCGACTGTTTCTTGTCAGAGACCGTTCCCATCTACTTCGGCTGCCCCTCGATCGACTTATTGTTCGATCCACGAGGCATGTTGCGATTCGATAACAAGAAGACGTTCCAGCAGTGCCTCACCCACCTATCGCCCACGACGTACGAATCGATGCGTCCCTATCTATTGGCGAATAAACAAAAAGCGATCGCCCGAGATTGGCATTCTCATCGAGGTTTACTCCGCCGGGTCGCCGCCGCACTTCCGGAATGTGTCGTCAGTGCCCGACCGGTCGTCACAAAGGTTAGCTCGATGCGTCGACTTTCGCGAAAAATCAAGTCGTTGCTGCATCGGCAAACCGTCCATTAG
- a CDS encoding sulfotransferase, producing the protein MGFKLTIGRLRDAWSKYPQVRRQLYQFPPGKPIFIAGTHRSGTTWFAQMLAEPGLWYVHEPFNPNKGYWSEEFTSLAFDQRNQNVDAYFRRLLSGQHRDTSANTDTDHPLMPLRLFRQPIRRMMIKDPLACLMTGYFAANFDVCPLVLFRHPAGFVSSILRLRWPIGKFLQDFASRESLLVEHLSPYRGLLVKHQHDDNAAAATVLHGVLNTVMWNQIQKNAKIAYHFFEDLCANPLERFREIFDAIGLPYSDATRQRHETLCHQGPKDPRLYRTHAVARNSLAMANSWRSQLAPSTVDRIRDVWNQFDLPIYRSDEHWDVRSAALEACVD; encoded by the coding sequence GTGGGCTTTAAACTAACGATCGGTCGCCTGCGTGACGCCTGGTCAAAATATCCCCAAGTCCGGCGTCAACTGTATCAGTTCCCGCCTGGGAAACCGATTTTCATCGCTGGTACACATCGCAGTGGCACGACTTGGTTCGCCCAAATGCTAGCCGAACCTGGACTATGGTACGTCCACGAACCCTTCAATCCCAACAAGGGATATTGGTCTGAAGAATTCACGTCGCTCGCGTTTGATCAACGAAACCAAAACGTCGACGCCTACTTTCGGCGTTTGCTTTCCGGCCAGCATCGCGACACTTCGGCAAACACCGACACCGATCATCCGTTAATGCCACTGCGACTCTTTCGGCAACCGATCCGGCGAATGATGATCAAAGATCCCTTAGCATGCTTGATGACGGGATACTTTGCCGCCAACTTCGACGTGTGTCCTTTGGTTCTCTTCCGACACCCCGCAGGTTTTGTCTCCAGCATCCTCCGCCTCCGCTGGCCGATAGGGAAATTTCTCCAGGACTTTGCCTCTCGGGAGTCTTTGCTAGTTGAGCATCTATCGCCGTATCGCGGACTCCTGGTAAAACATCAGCACGATGACAACGCGGCGGCAGCGACTGTTTTGCACGGTGTACTCAACACGGTGATGTGGAATCAAATTCAAAAGAATGCAAAGATCGCTTACCATTTCTTCGAGGATCTATGTGCCAACCCATTGGAGCGATTTCGCGAGATTTTCGATGCGATTGGCTTGCCTTATAGCGACGCGACACGGCAACGACACGAGACGCTCTGCCACCAAGGCCCGAAAGATCCTCGCTTGTACCGAACACATGCCGTCGCTCGTAACAGCCTTGCGATGGCGAATAGTTGGCGATCGCAACTCGCACCATCAACGGTTGACCGAATCCGCGATGTTTGGAACCAATTCGATTTGCCGATTTATCGATCGGATGAACATTGGGATGTCCGCTCCGCCGCCTTGGAAGCATGTGTGGACTAG
- a CDS encoding glycosyltransferase codes for MTSTDSDIAVTAQHHEQLMTSTPPNRLRQRLGCWLHERWRAEVILRAPHLAARLGWTWMDLHNRREHLTRLPDSEIRICQWQDSSKFTIARVFPRVASRLLEHCLKLNPISLQTSARKPGSNLEASVLIAIGGDDRLPLLSMVLRSLLSQVRAEIEIVVCESGPTASLQNSLPECIRYCHLPRNATDGFNKSRALNRAAELARGRVLFIHDADYLVPQNYLAETLGLLGDADGIRPCRLLFHASRSMTDQIIQRQSLSTCLELEAIVENNPTPIAVTANAYQRIGGHDEDYSGWGGEDTEFLSRLRTGHVIEGGTSFGIHLWHPPARKKVSGHRNRSLHERKMRRSAETRIHELRTTGQFAAKESQKITRLKRYESSNEVVSGL; via the coding sequence ATGACATCGACAGATTCCGATATCGCTGTGACTGCCCAGCATCACGAGCAATTGATGACGTCAACACCACCGAATCGTCTTCGACAACGGCTCGGTTGCTGGTTGCATGAACGCTGGCGTGCAGAAGTGATTCTGCGGGCACCTCACTTGGCGGCGCGACTGGGCTGGACCTGGATGGATCTTCACAATCGGCGAGAACACCTCACTCGATTGCCGGATTCCGAAATACGCATTTGCCAATGGCAAGATTCATCGAAGTTTACGATCGCGCGCGTCTTCCCGAGAGTCGCCAGCCGTCTGCTAGAGCACTGTTTGAAGCTCAATCCGATTTCGCTGCAGACTTCGGCGAGAAAGCCTGGATCCAATCTCGAAGCATCGGTACTCATTGCGATCGGTGGTGACGACCGACTGCCACTACTGAGCATGGTTCTGCGGTCCTTGTTATCGCAAGTCCGCGCCGAAATCGAAATTGTCGTCTGCGAATCGGGCCCCACGGCAAGCCTGCAAAACTCGCTTCCTGAATGCATTCGCTACTGCCACCTACCTCGTAACGCGACGGACGGATTCAATAAGAGTCGGGCACTTAATCGTGCCGCCGAACTTGCGCGAGGCCGTGTGCTGTTTATCCATGATGCGGACTATCTTGTTCCACAAAACTATCTCGCCGAAACCCTCGGCCTTCTCGGTGATGCAGACGGGATTCGGCCTTGTCGACTGTTGTTCCACGCATCTCGATCGATGACTGATCAAATTATCCAGCGTCAATCGTTGTCGACTTGCCTAGAGCTGGAAGCCATTGTTGAGAACAATCCGACGCCGATTGCGGTCACGGCAAACGCCTACCAAAGAATCGGTGGACATGACGAGGATTACTCTGGGTGGGGTGGCGAGGACACCGAATTCCTCTCACGTCTGCGTACCGGCCACGTGATCGAAGGCGGAACATCGTTTGGCATTCATCTATGGCATCCGCCTGCCCGGAAAAAGGTATCCGGACATCGCAATCGTAGTCTTCATGAACGCAAAATGCGGCGTTCGGCTGAAACACGGATTCACGAGCTACGCACGACGGGACAATTCGCCGCCAAGGAAAGTCAAAAGATAACTCGCCTCAAAAGATACGAATCTTCCAACGAGGTCGTCAGTGGGCTTTAA